Proteins found in one Acidobacteriota bacterium genomic segment:
- a CDS encoding putative sulfate exporter family transporter: MGKEFEKLWKTEDWWSVWMGLGIVLMALAAFWGGGSIKGWAVIPSKWSSFAGLLADTAKNGWGYLVIFVLFAAAFTLSMAIMGRSVRTFLPGFLLLFLGALLIFVAAGWKVMEEFNVEAPLLALIVGLLVSNAVPLPAWFRECLLTEYYIKTGIVLLGATLPLTLIFSAGPVAFLQATLVSVTTWLTIYLAGTRLFQLEPKFGAVLGAAGAVCGVSASIAVGGAVRAKKDHISISIAVVTVWAIVMIFALTILLKFLVPGTISPGEAGAWVGNSEFADAAGFAVVAELATRFGDAPINAFTLMKVIGRDIWIGIWCLILSVVSVLFWEKGESGRLGPGIVWERFPKFVLGFFAACVLLSFVSARPPEGHVGTASWSGKYKDVGYAADFSTYAVPEAYRERLTVDVETKSLSYRGTLSREDLKVLGAGATPDQVWALNQLQVSSNWFEGVLTPKVISPIKKLRSWAFVLCFLCIGLSTRFKELSTFGLKPFWAFSLGVVVNVPLGYFLSTVVFARFWERF; the protein is encoded by the coding sequence ATGGGCAAGGAGTTCGAGAAACTCTGGAAGACCGAAGATTGGTGGTCCGTCTGGATGGGCCTGGGGATTGTCCTGATGGCCTTGGCGGCCTTCTGGGGGGGAGGATCCATCAAGGGTTGGGCGGTCATTCCGTCCAAGTGGTCCTCCTTCGCCGGCCTTCTCGCGGACACGGCCAAGAACGGCTGGGGGTACCTGGTCATCTTCGTCCTGTTCGCCGCGGCTTTCACCCTTTCCATGGCCATCATGGGGCGGTCCGTCCGGACCTTCCTTCCGGGCTTTCTCCTGCTCTTCCTGGGCGCCCTCCTCATTTTCGTGGCCGCCGGGTGGAAGGTCATGGAGGAATTCAACGTGGAGGCGCCCCTTCTGGCCCTCATCGTGGGTCTCCTCGTCTCCAATGCCGTCCCCCTTCCCGCCTGGTTCCGAGAGTGTCTTCTGACGGAGTACTACATCAAGACGGGCATCGTGCTCCTCGGCGCCACCCTGCCTCTCACCCTCATCTTCTCGGCGGGTCCCGTGGCCTTTCTGCAGGCCACCCTCGTCAGCGTGACCACCTGGCTGACCATCTACCTGGCCGGCACGCGGCTCTTCCAGCTCGAGCCCAAGTTCGGCGCCGTACTCGGCGCCGCCGGGGCGGTCTGCGGCGTGTCCGCCTCCATCGCCGTGGGGGGCGCCGTTCGGGCCAAGAAGGACCACATCTCCATCTCCATCGCGGTGGTCACGGTGTGGGCCATCGTGATGATCTTCGCCTTGACGATACTCCTCAAGTTCCTTGTTCCGGGCACCATTTCTCCCGGAGAGGCGGGGGCGTGGGTGGGGAACTCGGAGTTCGCCGACGCGGCGGGGTTCGCCGTGGTGGCCGAGCTGGCCACCCGCTTCGGGGACGCGCCCATCAACGCCTTCACCTTGATGAAGGTCATCGGCCGGGACATCTGGATCGGCATCTGGTGCCTGATCCTCTCGGTGGTCTCGGTGCTGTTTTGGGAAAAGGGCGAAAGCGGGCGCCTCGGTCCGGGAATCGTCTGGGAGCGGTTCCCCAAGTTCGTTCTGGGATTCTTCGCCGCCTGCGTCCTGTTGAGCTTTGTCTCGGCCAGACCCCCTGAAGGCCACGTGGGCACCGCCTCCTGGTCCGGCAAGTACAAGGACGTCGGGTACGCGGCGGACTTTTCCACCTACGCCGTGCCCGAGGCCTACCGGGAACGGCTCACGGTGGATGTCGAGACGAAGTCCCTCTCCTACCGGGGAACCCTGTCCCGAGAGGATCTCAAGGTCCTCGGGGCGGGCGCGACGCCCGACCAGGTCTGGGCTTTGAACCAGCTCCAGGTCTCTTCCAACTGGTTCGAGGGCGTCCTCACCCCCAAGGTCATCTCCCCCATCAAGAAGCTCCGCTCCTGGGCCTTCGTCCTGTGCTTCCTGTGCATCGGCCTCTCGACGCGGTTCAAGGAACTCTCCACCTTCGGGCTCAAGCCCTTCTGGGCCTTCAGCCTGGGGGTGGTGGTCAACGTGCCCCTGGGCTACTTCCTCTCGACCGTCGTGTTCGCCCGTTTCTGGGAGAGGTTCTAG
- a CDS encoding PilC/PilY family type IV pilus protein translates to MRAEKNPFLTLLGVALLAAFAAGTTARADEGYDPMLQITHQFARPNIYIVMDVSGSMAWDLYGSDVGVDERGTLPTASWSLTSSSDCSRGKCKSFTYRLTVTQTFPSRMTTVKNALGNSVTIVTPWIEPPEWEADESYAYITDPDWQTGTITGPTISHSGSSHTYTWKVSYSARKSDPGVPFVAYDSAGKPTVGTGGVSQAPLDLIGDSADVVNWGLITYSGSNCSTHTRQVAIDSNDTGVVTGIEERMRLNSAGGLGAGGSTPTRGALTFAKTELQATYDADPKYNCGRTYAAILVTDGLSNNCNPSGKNWIDPCGSPPYACDAGSSGYDCDERNGKDRNYDAFPPGISEEIWNLDLSENGSEPIKVRTWVIGVSNAVSRCELNFTAYMGHTDADSPNGDAGFDFENDPYLPASTGDESNYVIDSTHTNYAYFASTSGALKNAFASIVAAVATGDYTTSAPVASSTISDGNVAMLASAEFPTWKGHLYCYDINNLSTIKWDAGEVLAATSASGRSIYTWNSSNQLVEVKATNLASLRTIAAEFTPAFDTSQLTAEVVDFVRGNNGSGTARPWKLGPIINSAPAIVQAPDAYKQGKVADHTTFEAGQKDRTALVWIGSNDGMLHAFKVADGSEVVALLPPNLLAKQVLLYNTFQADPTANPVGQPKMPSDHVYTVARSPRYGDVYFSNLDEWRTVMLLTEGPGGDLLAALDVTSPVSTDDNHIPLKVLWTRTGQYPSSLAMTGLKETWSIPAFGYTGLGTAKGIVGSGRDPSSTAASQVTPSAFIFDPATGTFSTKVLGVTTPALVGNQAFAPGVMYAMTAEAYYPDSLVDLALQADLNGRIWFLPYSTFTPVVGIDASAVAGQSQPLYYSPAASGYYKGSTGYDLYAFGSGTFYEKSAAVTGPNVGTTGYFEPSLYVVAKEQTAAAATSDQILRIPIKSLLKPGSDTETLGRRTQLTATAMLFVPVNSDVKPLALFSVYDPDTADCAGTSYIVRITFDITEGAPSLDSSTTYEAGSGASSGFAIAGNRVIVARSGVGKGKKATISTVPGVNPSQGTSNPEPNWWRELK, encoded by the coding sequence ATGCGCGCTGAGAAGAACCCCTTTCTGACCCTGCTGGGCGTGGCCCTTCTGGCCGCCTTTGCCGCCGGGACGACGGCCCGGGCGGACGAAGGGTACGACCCCATGCTCCAGATCACCCACCAGTTCGCCCGCCCCAACATCTACATCGTCATGGACGTGAGCGGGTCCATGGCCTGGGACCTCTACGGAAGCGACGTGGGGGTGGACGAGCGGGGCACCCTTCCCACGGCCTCCTGGAGCCTCACCTCCTCGAGTGATTGTTCGAGGGGAAAGTGCAAATCCTTCACCTACAGATTGACGGTGACCCAGACCTTCCCCAGCCGCATGACCACGGTGAAGAACGCGCTGGGGAACAGCGTCACCATCGTCACGCCATGGATCGAGCCTCCCGAGTGGGAGGCGGACGAATCCTACGCGTACATCACCGACCCGGACTGGCAGACCGGGACCATCACCGGGCCGACCATCAGCCATTCAGGCAGCTCCCACACGTATACGTGGAAAGTGTCTTATTCCGCCCGCAAGTCGGATCCAGGCGTTCCGTTCGTCGCCTACGATTCGGCGGGCAAGCCGACGGTGGGCACGGGCGGCGTCTCCCAGGCCCCCCTGGACCTCATCGGCGACAGCGCCGATGTGGTGAACTGGGGACTGATCACTTACTCGGGGAGCAACTGCTCCACCCACACCCGGCAGGTGGCCATCGACTCCAACGACACCGGAGTGGTGACCGGCATCGAGGAACGCATGCGGCTCAACAGCGCCGGCGGCCTCGGGGCTGGGGGCTCGACGCCCACCCGCGGCGCCCTGACCTTCGCCAAGACCGAACTCCAGGCCACCTATGACGCCGACCCGAAGTACAACTGCGGCCGGACCTACGCGGCGATTCTCGTGACGGACGGCCTCTCGAACAACTGCAACCCCTCGGGCAAGAACTGGATCGACCCCTGCGGGTCCCCCCCCTACGCGTGCGATGCCGGTTCCTCGGGCTACGACTGCGACGAGAGAAACGGGAAGGACCGGAACTACGACGCCTTCCCGCCGGGGATCTCGGAGGAGATCTGGAACCTCGATCTGAGCGAGAACGGCAGCGAGCCCATCAAGGTCCGCACCTGGGTCATCGGGGTCTCCAACGCCGTGAGCCGGTGCGAGCTCAATTTCACCGCCTACATGGGCCACACGGACGCGGACAGCCCCAACGGCGACGCCGGCTTCGACTTCGAGAACGATCCCTACCTCCCCGCGTCCACGGGAGACGAGAGCAACTACGTGATCGACTCCACCCACACGAACTACGCCTACTTCGCCAGCACCTCGGGGGCCCTCAAGAACGCCTTCGCCTCCATCGTGGCCGCGGTGGCGACGGGGGACTACACGACCTCGGCGCCGGTGGCCAGCTCCACCATTTCCGACGGCAACGTGGCCATGCTCGCCTCGGCCGAATTCCCCACGTGGAAGGGCCACCTCTACTGCTACGACATCAACAACCTCTCCACCATCAAGTGGGACGCCGGAGAAGTGCTCGCCGCGACGAGCGCCAGCGGGAGGTCCATCTACACCTGGAATTCGAGCAACCAGCTCGTGGAGGTCAAGGCCACCAACCTCGCGTCGCTCCGGACCATCGCGGCGGAATTCACCCCCGCCTTCGACACCAGCCAGCTGACGGCGGAGGTCGTGGATTTCGTGAGGGGGAACAACGGCTCCGGCACGGCCCGGCCCTGGAAACTCGGCCCCATCATCAATTCGGCTCCGGCCATCGTGCAGGCACCGGACGCCTACAAACAAGGGAAGGTGGCCGACCACACGACCTTCGAAGCAGGGCAGAAAGACCGGACGGCCCTCGTCTGGATCGGATCCAACGACGGAATGCTCCACGCGTTCAAGGTGGCCGACGGGTCCGAGGTGGTGGCCCTCCTGCCGCCCAACCTCCTGGCCAAACAGGTTCTCCTGTACAACACCTTCCAGGCGGATCCCACGGCCAACCCGGTGGGCCAGCCCAAGATGCCCTCGGACCACGTCTACACGGTGGCCCGATCTCCCCGGTACGGGGACGTGTACTTCAGCAATCTGGATGAGTGGAGGACCGTCATGCTCCTCACCGAGGGTCCCGGTGGCGACCTCCTGGCCGCTCTGGACGTGACCTCCCCCGTATCCACGGACGACAACCACATCCCCCTGAAGGTTCTCTGGACCCGGACCGGTCAGTACCCATCGAGCCTCGCCATGACCGGCCTCAAGGAGACCTGGAGCATCCCCGCGTTCGGATACACCGGCCTGGGGACGGCCAAGGGAATCGTGGGATCGGGGCGCGATCCCAGCTCCACCGCGGCCTCCCAGGTGACCCCGAGCGCCTTCATCTTCGATCCGGCGACGGGGACCTTTTCCACCAAGGTCCTGGGCGTGACGACGCCCGCCCTCGTGGGGAACCAGGCCTTCGCTCCGGGAGTCATGTACGCCATGACGGCCGAAGCCTACTACCCCGACAGCCTCGTGGACCTGGCCCTCCAGGCGGACCTCAACGGGCGCATCTGGTTCCTGCCGTACAGCACCTTCACCCCCGTGGTGGGCATCGACGCCTCCGCCGTGGCCGGCCAGAGCCAGCCCCTCTACTATTCGCCCGCCGCCAGCGGCTACTACAAGGGCTCCACGGGCTACGACCTCTACGCCTTCGGAAGCGGGACCTTCTACGAGAAGTCCGCCGCGGTGACCGGGCCCAACGTGGGCACCACGGGGTACTTCGAACCGTCCCTTTATGTCGTGGCCAAGGAGCAGACGGCCGCCGCCGCGACGTCCGATCAGATCCTCCGCATTCCCATCAAGAGCCTCCTCAAGCCCGGGAGCGACACGGAGACCCTCGGCCGGAGGACCCAGCTCACCGCCACGGCCATGCTCTTCGTTCCCGTCAACAGCGACGTGAAGCCCCTGGCCCTCTTTTCGGTGTACGACCCCGACACGGCGGACTGCGCGGGCACCTCCTACATCGTGCGGATCACCTTCGACATCACCGAGGGCGCTCCGAGCCTGGACTCCAGCACGACCTATGAGGCGGGCTCGGGGGCCAGCTCGGGATTCGCCATCGCGGGCAACCGCGTCATCGTGGCGCGATCGGGCGTGGGCAAGGGCAAGAAGGCCACCATCAGCACGGTGCCGGGCGTCAACCCGAGCCAGGGAACATCCAACCCCGAACCCAACTGGTGGCGCGAACTGAAATAA
- a CDS encoding PilX N-terminal domain-containing pilus assembly protein — translation MRSRERGSALITIILVVFVLTMVGIAGVLFMTVEDKISTNDKMQQSGLYGADAGLRVGENVVFDAVLNDPSTLNQFFTYTSSTVPDLTPPGGGWDAVILADPVTGVEYHQVAVPVASGVTDRVVYSLYVRNNREDVSRQETVDGDLKVNIISVGQVVDRSGRVLAEKILEEQMFCGGAGGMGGPQDLGNTGGTSSAGLKKP, via the coding sequence ATGCGATCGAGAGAGAGAGGGAGCGCCCTCATCACCATCATCCTCGTGGTCTTCGTCCTCACCATGGTGGGGATCGCGGGAGTCCTCTTCATGACCGTGGAGGACAAGATCTCCACCAACGACAAGATGCAGCAATCGGGCCTCTACGGCGCCGACGCGGGCCTGAGGGTGGGCGAGAACGTGGTCTTCGACGCGGTCCTGAACGATCCGTCCACGCTGAACCAGTTCTTCACCTACACGAGCTCCACCGTCCCCGACCTCACGCCGCCGGGCGGCGGCTGGGACGCGGTCATCCTGGCCGACCCGGTGACCGGTGTCGAGTATCACCAGGTGGCCGTCCCCGTGGCCTCCGGCGTGACGGACCGCGTGGTGTACTCCCTGTACGTCCGCAACAACCGGGAGGACGTCTCGCGACAGGAGACGGTGGACGGCGACCTGAAGGTGAACATCATTTCCGTGGGCCAGGTGGTGGACCGTTCGGGCCGGGTCCTCGCGGAGAAAATTCTGGAAGAGCAGATGTTCTGCGGCGGGGCCGGCGGAATGGGCGGCCCTCAGGACCTTGGAAACACCGGCGGCACGTCCTCCGCCGGCCTGAAGAAGCCTTGA
- a CDS encoding prepilin-type N-terminal cleavage/methylation domain-containing protein: MDALFAFGSMALHPSFDEMPSGRNDETSRMGGHSPSFNGGWRRESERGFTLIEATISMTLLVVVLVLSLTFLFSMRAFAQRQELFASPRQTARRAMDYVSYYVRGATDMNVRAGNPNALSMYYSVKSGSNFIPQQTTFNNVTNAAYADVGTDLINMAKPTGTLLIPIIDWPGFQHAANVRFSFDLGCPDSDLNMELFKEMTGYIPGSNPSASGLLTLVDDTGQWAYYQITNYLESGNIDNCEPHTGSGWEGSTGPEIHVTNNPGQSDGINPPAGQPNLVNPKLASISYISFRVKNGQLQQRQGLFDLNNPDAGYVPLLDDVEDLQIAYVYNDGTIWNTATQVLTTPNAIPPQDNPAVDVRDAVNVSGLRVTVTARSDELPATLLKQARYNRPAAEDRAAGAADRRFHYRLTTTVMLRNRILGS; this comes from the coding sequence TTGGACGCCCTCTTCGCCTTCGGCTCGATGGCCCTCCATCCCTCGTTCGACGAAATGCCTTCGGGGCGAAACGACGAAACCAGCCGCATGGGGGGGCACAGCCCTTCTTTCAACGGGGGATGGAGGCGTGAGTCCGAACGCGGTTTTACGCTCATCGAGGCCACCATCTCCATGACGCTCCTCGTGGTGGTGCTCGTCCTGTCCCTCACTTTTCTCTTCTCCATGCGGGCCTTCGCCCAGCGCCAGGAGCTCTTCGCCTCCCCGCGCCAGACGGCCCGGCGCGCGATGGACTACGTCTCCTACTACGTGCGGGGCGCCACGGACATGAACGTCCGGGCGGGCAACCCCAACGCCCTGAGCATGTACTATTCGGTCAAGTCGGGCTCCAACTTTATCCCCCAACAGACGACCTTCAACAACGTCACGAACGCGGCCTACGCCGACGTGGGCACGGACCTCATCAACATGGCCAAGCCCACGGGCACCCTCCTGATCCCCATCATCGACTGGCCGGGCTTTCAGCACGCCGCCAACGTGCGCTTCTCCTTCGACCTGGGCTGTCCGGACAGCGACCTGAACATGGAGCTCTTCAAGGAGATGACGGGCTACATCCCAGGGTCCAACCCGTCGGCGAGCGGCCTCCTCACCCTGGTGGACGACACCGGCCAGTGGGCCTACTACCAGATCACGAACTACCTGGAATCGGGAAACATCGACAACTGCGAGCCCCACACGGGCTCGGGGTGGGAGGGCTCCACGGGCCCCGAGATCCACGTGACCAATAACCCGGGCCAGTCCGATGGGATCAACCCGCCGGCGGGTCAGCCCAACTTGGTCAATCCCAAACTGGCCTCCATCTCCTACATCAGCTTCCGGGTGAAGAACGGCCAGCTGCAACAGCGACAGGGACTCTTCGATCTGAACAACCCCGACGCGGGGTACGTCCCGCTCCTCGACGACGTGGAGGACCTTCAGATTGCTTACGTGTACAACGACGGGACCATTTGGAATACGGCCACCCAAGTTCTGACGACCCCCAACGCGATCCCGCCTCAGGACAACCCGGCCGTGGACGTTCGGGACGCGGTCAACGTCTCCGGTCTGCGCGTGACCGTGACGGCCCGGTCCGACGAACTCCCCGCCACCCTGCTCAAGCAGGCCCGCTACAACCGCCCCGCCGCCGAGGACCGGGCCGCCGGGGCGGCGGACCGCCGCTTCCATTACCGGCTGACCACCACCGTCATGCTGCGCAACCGCATCCTGGGGAGCTAG